A genome region from Gossypium hirsutum isolate 1008001.06 chromosome A04, Gossypium_hirsutum_v2.1, whole genome shotgun sequence includes the following:
- the LOC107891087 gene encoding uncharacterized protein isoform X3 codes for MKPMETIQDLIDEAKVRTVWWVIAIFAVTYFLSHTSTSMWMNLPVAVLILSALRILTNEVEFKWKIKSVRPQTYLSHLEKKQLSVNDYRLSSTPPSPKWKRKIDSPMVESAINEFIDKILKDFVTDLWYSEITPDRETPELMRAVILDAIGEISGRVKGINLVDLLTRDIVDLIGDHLDLFRRNQAAIGVDVMVTLSSEERDERLKHHLLVSEELHPALISPESEYKVIQKLVGGILAIVLRPREAQCPLVRTIAREIVTCLVLQPLLKLASPGYINEVIEHVLLAIKDDTNKMVVGSDQPSVGVHGDDSTSYKKSSTNSQGADLTLARIDDRKETYSDCNRYEEESVQPRPADWARILEAATQRRTQVLAPENLENMWTKGRNYKKKSKHEKAGFQESITKDSVTKSAVLTGNSGSEISTSKFGTSTGREEKNVMQLMPVLSNDTQLCDDNTTSKKLGSEFNKSSSFEGDHIVEKHTDASKQAADGNKNRLRRSSSTSDLKVKPDIKKALTGDIGRPITSEFYSHDVGRHSEEYSGKIASNMVLHNEEPHTPKLRCRVIGAYFEKLKSKPFAVYSIAVTDAENRTWFVKRRYSNFERLHRHLKEIPNYTLHLPPKTIFSSSTEDALVHQRCIQLDKYLQDLLSKANVAEQHEVWDFLSVSSKNYSFGKSSSVMRTLAVNVDDAVDDIVRQFRGVSDGLMRKVVGSSSLPIEASSSADRTLSWNADEMAKDISRQSNLETVNSASDNDERYKDGSHGQDDRSGPQGHGSHSEDELNSKSLPPKVIEQGGEPDNFVPEKQDLGVKPEFLGQGGFPEVKFSSTSSPWEDPVGMPPEWTPPNVSVPLLNLVDKVFQLKRRGWLRRQVFWISKQILQLVMEDAIDDWLLRQIYWLRREDTVALGIRWVQDVLWPGGTFFTKLANIQSKLGDTQQPNQQLSGTSSQFSGSNVSKPRSFEQQLEATRRASDIKKMLFGYL; via the exons ATGAAGCCGATGGAGACGATACAGGATCTGATCGACGAAGCCAAAGTACGGACAGTTTGGTGGGTCATAGCAATCTTTGCCGTCACTTACTTCTTGTCTC ATACAAGTACATCAATGTGGATGAATTTACCTGTAGCAGTTCTTATACTGTCTGCATTGCGAATTTTAACTAATGAGGTTGAGTTCAAATGGAAAATTAAATCAGTTCGTCCGCAAACTTATTTATCTCATTTGGAGAAGAAACAGTTGTCTGTGAATGATTACCGGCTTTCTAGCACACCACCTTCGCCCAAGTGGAAGAGGAAAATTGATTCTCCTATGGTGGAGTCAGCTATCAATGAGTTTATTGATAAAATACTCAAGGATTTTGTAACTGATTTATGGTATTCGGAGATCACTCCAGATAGGGAGACCCCTGAGTTGATGCGTGCGGTGATTTTGGATGCTATTGGTGAAATATCAGGAAGGGTGAAAGGGATAAACCTTGTTGATTTGCTAACAAG GGATATAGTTGATTTGATAGGGGACCACTTGGATCTCTTTAGAAGAAACCAAGCTGCAATAGGTGTTGATGTTATGGTAACATTGTCATCTGAGGAGAGGGATGAAAGACTGAAACACCATCTTCTGGTTTCTGAAGAGCTTCATCCTGCATTGATTTCACCAGAGAGTGAGTACAAG GTTATTCAGAAGCTTGTCGGTGGAATTTTAGCAATAGTATTGAGACCGCGAGAAGCTCAATGTCCTCTAGTTCGAACTATTGCCCGTGAGATTGTAACTTGCTTGGTATTGCAACCTCTTTTGAAATTGGCAAGCCCTGG GTATATCAATGAAGTGATTGAACATGTTCTACTTGCCATTAAAGATGATACAAATAAGATGGTGGTTGGTTCTGATCAGCCTTCAGTAGGAGTACATGGTGATGATTCTACCTCATATAAAAAATCGTCAACAAACAGTCAAGGGGCTGATTTGACTTTAGCTAGAATTGATGATAGGAAAGAAACATATTCAGATTGTAACAGATATGAGGAAGAATCAGTACAGCCTCGACCAGCTGATTGGGCTCGAATATTAGAGGCAGCAACTCAAAGAAGAACTCAAGTTCTTGCCCCTGAAAATCTTGAAAACATGTGGACAAAAGGAAGAAACTACAAAAAGAAGAGCAAACATGAAAAAGCAGGATTTCAAGAATCTATTACAAAGGATTCTGTGACAAAGAGTGCAGTATTAACAGGGAATTCAGGCAGTGAAATCTCTACCAGCAAGTTTGGAACTTCAACTGGAAGGGAAGAGAAAAATGTGATGCAGCTGATGCCTGTTTTAAGTAATGACACTCAGTTATGTGATGATAACACTACCAGCAAGAAGTTGGGATCGGAGTTTAACAAGTCATCATCATTTGAAGGAGATCATATTGTCGAAAAACATACTGATGCTAGCAAGCAAGCTGCTGATGGAAATAAGAATAGGCTTAGGAGATCCAGCAGTACCTCTGACTTGAAAGTTAAACCTGATATAAAGAAGGCACTTACAGGAGATATTGGAAGGCCAATTACTTCTGAGTTCTACAGCCATGATGTTGGCAGGCATAGTGAAGAATATAGTGGCAAGATTGCCTCTAATATGGTGCTTCACAATGAGGAACCGCACACTCCAAAGCTTAGATGTCGG GTTATTGGAGCATACTTTGAGAAACTTAAATCAAAACCATTCGCAGTTTATTCAATTGCTGTGACAGATGCGGAAAACAGAACTTGGTTTGTCAAGAGAAG atacAGTAACTTTGAACGGTTGCATAGACATCTTAAAGAAATTCCTAATTATACATTGCATTTACCTCCCAAAACAATATTTTCATCAAGCACTGAGGACGCTTTAGTTCATCAGCGCTGCATTCAGCTTGACAAATATCTGCAA GATCTGTTGTCTAAAGCCAATGTGGCTGAACAGCATGAAGTGTGGGATTTTTTAAGTGTTTCCTCAAAG AATTACTCTTTCGGAAAATCTTCTTCGGTGATGAGAACCCTTGCTG TCAATGTAGATGATGCTGTGGACGACATTGTACGCCAGTTTAGAGGAGTATCAGATGGCTTAATGCGCAAAGTTGTCGGTTCATCTTCTCTTCCTATTGAAGCCTCTTCTTCAGCTGACAGGACCTTGTCATGGAATGCAGATGAGATGGCTAAAGACATTTCTAGGCAAAGTAACTTAGAAACAGTGAATAGTGCTTCTGACAATGACGAACGGTACAAGGATGGTAGCCATGGTCAGGATGATAGATCTGGTCCACAAGGTCATGGCTCGCATTCAGAGGATGAATTGAACTCAAAGAGTTTGCCACCAAAGGTGATAGAACAAGGTGGAGAGCCTGACAATTTTGTTCCTGAGAAACAGGATTTAGGTGTGAAACCTGAATTCCTTGGCCAGGGTGGATTTCCTGAAGTAAAATTTTCATCAACATCTAGCCCTTGGGAGGATCCAGTTGGAATGCCCCCCGAG TGGACACCACCTAATGTTAGTGTACCTTTGCTGAATCTAGTTGATAAGGTGTTTCAGCTGAAGAGAAGAGGCTGGCTAAG AAGACAGGTCTTTTGGATATCTAAGCAAATATTACAGCTGGTGATGGAGGATGCCATTGATGACTGGCTTTTGAGGCAGATTTATTGGCTTCGGAGGGAAGACACTGTTGCCCTAGGCATTCGATGGGTTCAAGAT GTTCTATGGCCAGGTGGTACGTTCTTTACAAAATTGGCGAACATTCAGAGCAAACTTGGTGATACTCAACAGCCGAACCAGCAACTTTCAGGGACCTCCAGCCAGTTTAGTGGGAGTAATGTCTCTAAACCTCGGTCCTTTGAGCAACAACTTGAGGCTACTCGTAGAGCTAGTGACATCAAAAAAATGCTTTTTG GTTATTTGTAA
- the LOC107891087 gene encoding uncharacterized protein isoform X1, producing the protein MKPMETIQDLIDEAKVRTVWWVIAIFAVTYFLSHTSTSMWMNLPVAVLILSALRILTNEVEFKWKIKSVRPQTYLSHLEKKQLSVNDYRLSSTPPSPKWKRKIDSPMVESAINEFIDKILKDFVTDLWYSEITPDRETPELMRAVILDAIGEISGRVKGINLVDLLTRDIVDLIGDHLDLFRRNQAAIGVDVMVTLSSEERDERLKHHLLVSEELHPALISPESEYKVIQKLVGGILAIVLRPREAQCPLVRTIAREIVTCLVLQPLLKLASPGYINEVIEHVLLAIKDDTNKMVVGSDQPSVGVHGDDSTSYKKSSTNSQGADLTLARIDDRKETYSDCNRYEEESVQPRPADWARILEAATQRRTQVLAPENLENMWTKGRNYKKKSKHEKAGFQESITKDSVTKSAVLTGNSGSEISTSKFGTSTGREEKNVMQLMPVLSNDTQLCDDNTTSKKLGSEFNKSSSFEGDHIVEKHTDASKQAADGNKNRLRRSSSTSDLKVKPDIKKALTGDIGRPITSEFYSHDVGRHSEEYSGKIASNMVLHNEEPHTPKLRCRVIGAYFEKLKSKPFAVYSIAVTDAENRTWFVKRRYSNFERLHRHLKEIPNYTLHLPPKTIFSSSTEDALVHQRCIQLDKYLQDLLSKANVAEQHEVWDFLSVSSKNYSFGKSSSVMRTLAVNVDDAVDDIVRQFRGVSDGLMRKVVGSSSLPIEASSSADRTLSWNADEMAKDISRQSNLETVNSASDNDERYKDGSHGQDDRSGPQGHGSHSEDELNSKSLPPKVIEQGGEPDNFVPEKQDLGVKPEFLGQGGFPEVKFSSTSSPWEDPVGMPPEWTPPNVSVPLLNLVDKVFQLKRRGWLRRQVFWISKQILQLVMEDAIDDWLLRQIYWLRREDTVALGIRWVQDVLWPGGTFFTKLANIQSKLGDTQQPNQQLSGTSSQFSGSNVSKPRSFEQQLEATRRASDIKKMLFDGAPTTLVSLIGHKQYRRCARDIYYFTQSTICVKQLAFAILELLLISIFPEMRELVKDLHGKKQIKVTQDFRFG; encoded by the exons ATGAAGCCGATGGAGACGATACAGGATCTGATCGACGAAGCCAAAGTACGGACAGTTTGGTGGGTCATAGCAATCTTTGCCGTCACTTACTTCTTGTCTC ATACAAGTACATCAATGTGGATGAATTTACCTGTAGCAGTTCTTATACTGTCTGCATTGCGAATTTTAACTAATGAGGTTGAGTTCAAATGGAAAATTAAATCAGTTCGTCCGCAAACTTATTTATCTCATTTGGAGAAGAAACAGTTGTCTGTGAATGATTACCGGCTTTCTAGCACACCACCTTCGCCCAAGTGGAAGAGGAAAATTGATTCTCCTATGGTGGAGTCAGCTATCAATGAGTTTATTGATAAAATACTCAAGGATTTTGTAACTGATTTATGGTATTCGGAGATCACTCCAGATAGGGAGACCCCTGAGTTGATGCGTGCGGTGATTTTGGATGCTATTGGTGAAATATCAGGAAGGGTGAAAGGGATAAACCTTGTTGATTTGCTAACAAG GGATATAGTTGATTTGATAGGGGACCACTTGGATCTCTTTAGAAGAAACCAAGCTGCAATAGGTGTTGATGTTATGGTAACATTGTCATCTGAGGAGAGGGATGAAAGACTGAAACACCATCTTCTGGTTTCTGAAGAGCTTCATCCTGCATTGATTTCACCAGAGAGTGAGTACAAG GTTATTCAGAAGCTTGTCGGTGGAATTTTAGCAATAGTATTGAGACCGCGAGAAGCTCAATGTCCTCTAGTTCGAACTATTGCCCGTGAGATTGTAACTTGCTTGGTATTGCAACCTCTTTTGAAATTGGCAAGCCCTGG GTATATCAATGAAGTGATTGAACATGTTCTACTTGCCATTAAAGATGATACAAATAAGATGGTGGTTGGTTCTGATCAGCCTTCAGTAGGAGTACATGGTGATGATTCTACCTCATATAAAAAATCGTCAACAAACAGTCAAGGGGCTGATTTGACTTTAGCTAGAATTGATGATAGGAAAGAAACATATTCAGATTGTAACAGATATGAGGAAGAATCAGTACAGCCTCGACCAGCTGATTGGGCTCGAATATTAGAGGCAGCAACTCAAAGAAGAACTCAAGTTCTTGCCCCTGAAAATCTTGAAAACATGTGGACAAAAGGAAGAAACTACAAAAAGAAGAGCAAACATGAAAAAGCAGGATTTCAAGAATCTATTACAAAGGATTCTGTGACAAAGAGTGCAGTATTAACAGGGAATTCAGGCAGTGAAATCTCTACCAGCAAGTTTGGAACTTCAACTGGAAGGGAAGAGAAAAATGTGATGCAGCTGATGCCTGTTTTAAGTAATGACACTCAGTTATGTGATGATAACACTACCAGCAAGAAGTTGGGATCGGAGTTTAACAAGTCATCATCATTTGAAGGAGATCATATTGTCGAAAAACATACTGATGCTAGCAAGCAAGCTGCTGATGGAAATAAGAATAGGCTTAGGAGATCCAGCAGTACCTCTGACTTGAAAGTTAAACCTGATATAAAGAAGGCACTTACAGGAGATATTGGAAGGCCAATTACTTCTGAGTTCTACAGCCATGATGTTGGCAGGCATAGTGAAGAATATAGTGGCAAGATTGCCTCTAATATGGTGCTTCACAATGAGGAACCGCACACTCCAAAGCTTAGATGTCGG GTTATTGGAGCATACTTTGAGAAACTTAAATCAAAACCATTCGCAGTTTATTCAATTGCTGTGACAGATGCGGAAAACAGAACTTGGTTTGTCAAGAGAAG atacAGTAACTTTGAACGGTTGCATAGACATCTTAAAGAAATTCCTAATTATACATTGCATTTACCTCCCAAAACAATATTTTCATCAAGCACTGAGGACGCTTTAGTTCATCAGCGCTGCATTCAGCTTGACAAATATCTGCAA GATCTGTTGTCTAAAGCCAATGTGGCTGAACAGCATGAAGTGTGGGATTTTTTAAGTGTTTCCTCAAAG AATTACTCTTTCGGAAAATCTTCTTCGGTGATGAGAACCCTTGCTG TCAATGTAGATGATGCTGTGGACGACATTGTACGCCAGTTTAGAGGAGTATCAGATGGCTTAATGCGCAAAGTTGTCGGTTCATCTTCTCTTCCTATTGAAGCCTCTTCTTCAGCTGACAGGACCTTGTCATGGAATGCAGATGAGATGGCTAAAGACATTTCTAGGCAAAGTAACTTAGAAACAGTGAATAGTGCTTCTGACAATGACGAACGGTACAAGGATGGTAGCCATGGTCAGGATGATAGATCTGGTCCACAAGGTCATGGCTCGCATTCAGAGGATGAATTGAACTCAAAGAGTTTGCCACCAAAGGTGATAGAACAAGGTGGAGAGCCTGACAATTTTGTTCCTGAGAAACAGGATTTAGGTGTGAAACCTGAATTCCTTGGCCAGGGTGGATTTCCTGAAGTAAAATTTTCATCAACATCTAGCCCTTGGGAGGATCCAGTTGGAATGCCCCCCGAG TGGACACCACCTAATGTTAGTGTACCTTTGCTGAATCTAGTTGATAAGGTGTTTCAGCTGAAGAGAAGAGGCTGGCTAAG AAGACAGGTCTTTTGGATATCTAAGCAAATATTACAGCTGGTGATGGAGGATGCCATTGATGACTGGCTTTTGAGGCAGATTTATTGGCTTCGGAGGGAAGACACTGTTGCCCTAGGCATTCGATGGGTTCAAGAT GTTCTATGGCCAGGTGGTACGTTCTTTACAAAATTGGCGAACATTCAGAGCAAACTTGGTGATACTCAACAGCCGAACCAGCAACTTTCAGGGACCTCCAGCCAGTTTAGTGGGAGTAATGTCTCTAAACCTCGGTCCTTTGAGCAACAACTTGAGGCTACTCGTAGAGCTAGTGACATCAAAAAAATGCTTTTTG ATGGAGCTCCGACGACCTTAGTTAGCTTGATCGGGCATAAACAATATCGACGATGTGCAAGAGACATTTATTATTTCACTCAG TCCACAATATGTGTGAAGCAACTTGCTTTTGCGATATTAGAACTTCTACTCATATCTATTTTCCCCGAGATGCGGGAACTTGTGAAGGATCTTCATGGCAAGAAACAAATTAAAGTCACGCAGGATTTCCGTTTTGGATGA
- the LOC107891087 gene encoding uncharacterized protein isoform X2, whose translation MWMNLPVAVLILSALRILTNEVEFKWKIKSVRPQTYLSHLEKKQLSVNDYRLSSTPPSPKWKRKIDSPMVESAINEFIDKILKDFVTDLWYSEITPDRETPELMRAVILDAIGEISGRVKGINLVDLLTRDIVDLIGDHLDLFRRNQAAIGVDVMVTLSSEERDERLKHHLLVSEELHPALISPESEYKVIQKLVGGILAIVLRPREAQCPLVRTIAREIVTCLVLQPLLKLASPGYINEVIEHVLLAIKDDTNKMVVGSDQPSVGVHGDDSTSYKKSSTNSQGADLTLARIDDRKETYSDCNRYEEESVQPRPADWARILEAATQRRTQVLAPENLENMWTKGRNYKKKSKHEKAGFQESITKDSVTKSAVLTGNSGSEISTSKFGTSTGREEKNVMQLMPVLSNDTQLCDDNTTSKKLGSEFNKSSSFEGDHIVEKHTDASKQAADGNKNRLRRSSSTSDLKVKPDIKKALTGDIGRPITSEFYSHDVGRHSEEYSGKIASNMVLHNEEPHTPKLRCRVIGAYFEKLKSKPFAVYSIAVTDAENRTWFVKRRYSNFERLHRHLKEIPNYTLHLPPKTIFSSSTEDALVHQRCIQLDKYLQDLLSKANVAEQHEVWDFLSVSSKNYSFGKSSSVMRTLAVNVDDAVDDIVRQFRGVSDGLMRKVVGSSSLPIEASSSADRTLSWNADEMAKDISRQSNLETVNSASDNDERYKDGSHGQDDRSGPQGHGSHSEDELNSKSLPPKVIEQGGEPDNFVPEKQDLGVKPEFLGQGGFPEVKFSSTSSPWEDPVGMPPEWTPPNVSVPLLNLVDKVFQLKRRGWLRRQVFWISKQILQLVMEDAIDDWLLRQIYWLRREDTVALGIRWVQDVLWPGGTFFTKLANIQSKLGDTQQPNQQLSGTSSQFSGSNVSKPRSFEQQLEATRRASDIKKMLFDGAPTTLVSLIGHKQYRRCARDIYYFTQSTICVKQLAFAILELLLISIFPEMRELVKDLHGKKQIKVTQDFRFG comes from the exons ATGTGGATGAATTTACCTGTAGCAGTTCTTATACTGTCTGCATTGCGAATTTTAACTAATGAGGTTGAGTTCAAATGGAAAATTAAATCAGTTCGTCCGCAAACTTATTTATCTCATTTGGAGAAGAAACAGTTGTCTGTGAATGATTACCGGCTTTCTAGCACACCACCTTCGCCCAAGTGGAAGAGGAAAATTGATTCTCCTATGGTGGAGTCAGCTATCAATGAGTTTATTGATAAAATACTCAAGGATTTTGTAACTGATTTATGGTATTCGGAGATCACTCCAGATAGGGAGACCCCTGAGTTGATGCGTGCGGTGATTTTGGATGCTATTGGTGAAATATCAGGAAGGGTGAAAGGGATAAACCTTGTTGATTTGCTAACAAG GGATATAGTTGATTTGATAGGGGACCACTTGGATCTCTTTAGAAGAAACCAAGCTGCAATAGGTGTTGATGTTATGGTAACATTGTCATCTGAGGAGAGGGATGAAAGACTGAAACACCATCTTCTGGTTTCTGAAGAGCTTCATCCTGCATTGATTTCACCAGAGAGTGAGTACAAG GTTATTCAGAAGCTTGTCGGTGGAATTTTAGCAATAGTATTGAGACCGCGAGAAGCTCAATGTCCTCTAGTTCGAACTATTGCCCGTGAGATTGTAACTTGCTTGGTATTGCAACCTCTTTTGAAATTGGCAAGCCCTGG GTATATCAATGAAGTGATTGAACATGTTCTACTTGCCATTAAAGATGATACAAATAAGATGGTGGTTGGTTCTGATCAGCCTTCAGTAGGAGTACATGGTGATGATTCTACCTCATATAAAAAATCGTCAACAAACAGTCAAGGGGCTGATTTGACTTTAGCTAGAATTGATGATAGGAAAGAAACATATTCAGATTGTAACAGATATGAGGAAGAATCAGTACAGCCTCGACCAGCTGATTGGGCTCGAATATTAGAGGCAGCAACTCAAAGAAGAACTCAAGTTCTTGCCCCTGAAAATCTTGAAAACATGTGGACAAAAGGAAGAAACTACAAAAAGAAGAGCAAACATGAAAAAGCAGGATTTCAAGAATCTATTACAAAGGATTCTGTGACAAAGAGTGCAGTATTAACAGGGAATTCAGGCAGTGAAATCTCTACCAGCAAGTTTGGAACTTCAACTGGAAGGGAAGAGAAAAATGTGATGCAGCTGATGCCTGTTTTAAGTAATGACACTCAGTTATGTGATGATAACACTACCAGCAAGAAGTTGGGATCGGAGTTTAACAAGTCATCATCATTTGAAGGAGATCATATTGTCGAAAAACATACTGATGCTAGCAAGCAAGCTGCTGATGGAAATAAGAATAGGCTTAGGAGATCCAGCAGTACCTCTGACTTGAAAGTTAAACCTGATATAAAGAAGGCACTTACAGGAGATATTGGAAGGCCAATTACTTCTGAGTTCTACAGCCATGATGTTGGCAGGCATAGTGAAGAATATAGTGGCAAGATTGCCTCTAATATGGTGCTTCACAATGAGGAACCGCACACTCCAAAGCTTAGATGTCGG GTTATTGGAGCATACTTTGAGAAACTTAAATCAAAACCATTCGCAGTTTATTCAATTGCTGTGACAGATGCGGAAAACAGAACTTGGTTTGTCAAGAGAAG atacAGTAACTTTGAACGGTTGCATAGACATCTTAAAGAAATTCCTAATTATACATTGCATTTACCTCCCAAAACAATATTTTCATCAAGCACTGAGGACGCTTTAGTTCATCAGCGCTGCATTCAGCTTGACAAATATCTGCAA GATCTGTTGTCTAAAGCCAATGTGGCTGAACAGCATGAAGTGTGGGATTTTTTAAGTGTTTCCTCAAAG AATTACTCTTTCGGAAAATCTTCTTCGGTGATGAGAACCCTTGCTG TCAATGTAGATGATGCTGTGGACGACATTGTACGCCAGTTTAGAGGAGTATCAGATGGCTTAATGCGCAAAGTTGTCGGTTCATCTTCTCTTCCTATTGAAGCCTCTTCTTCAGCTGACAGGACCTTGTCATGGAATGCAGATGAGATGGCTAAAGACATTTCTAGGCAAAGTAACTTAGAAACAGTGAATAGTGCTTCTGACAATGACGAACGGTACAAGGATGGTAGCCATGGTCAGGATGATAGATCTGGTCCACAAGGTCATGGCTCGCATTCAGAGGATGAATTGAACTCAAAGAGTTTGCCACCAAAGGTGATAGAACAAGGTGGAGAGCCTGACAATTTTGTTCCTGAGAAACAGGATTTAGGTGTGAAACCTGAATTCCTTGGCCAGGGTGGATTTCCTGAAGTAAAATTTTCATCAACATCTAGCCCTTGGGAGGATCCAGTTGGAATGCCCCCCGAG TGGACACCACCTAATGTTAGTGTACCTTTGCTGAATCTAGTTGATAAGGTGTTTCAGCTGAAGAGAAGAGGCTGGCTAAG AAGACAGGTCTTTTGGATATCTAAGCAAATATTACAGCTGGTGATGGAGGATGCCATTGATGACTGGCTTTTGAGGCAGATTTATTGGCTTCGGAGGGAAGACACTGTTGCCCTAGGCATTCGATGGGTTCAAGAT GTTCTATGGCCAGGTGGTACGTTCTTTACAAAATTGGCGAACATTCAGAGCAAACTTGGTGATACTCAACAGCCGAACCAGCAACTTTCAGGGACCTCCAGCCAGTTTAGTGGGAGTAATGTCTCTAAACCTCGGTCCTTTGAGCAACAACTTGAGGCTACTCGTAGAGCTAGTGACATCAAAAAAATGCTTTTTG ATGGAGCTCCGACGACCTTAGTTAGCTTGATCGGGCATAAACAATATCGACGATGTGCAAGAGACATTTATTATTTCACTCAG TCCACAATATGTGTGAAGCAACTTGCTTTTGCGATATTAGAACTTCTACTCATATCTATTTTCCCCGAGATGCGGGAACTTGTGAAGGATCTTCATGGCAAGAAACAAATTAAAGTCACGCAGGATTTCCGTTTTGGATGA